A genomic region of Hydrogenovibrio crunogenus contains the following coding sequences:
- the urtB gene encoding urea ABC transporter permease subunit UrtB, whose protein sequence is MFADYTWAELGSIFAMQGFSGLILFSVLLLMALGLAIIFGQMGVINMAHGEFMILGAYITYLTSNLFSTYLPDLFGIYFFIAIIFAFIGTFLLGALVEWSLIRHLYKRPLDTLLATWGLSLILQQLYRTVFGPREVGVTLPDWMMGSFAVSEMIEVPVNGMIVMVITLFITVGVFLFLQKSRKGKQSRAVVQNRAMAGAVGIDTARVDRFTFALGCGIAGIAGATFTMIGSTGPTSGQLYIVDTFLVVVFGGAASLLGTIASAFSISQAQSIMEFFLSGSMAKVLTLLTVIVILMLRPQGLFSLKVRR, encoded by the coding sequence ATGTTTGCTGACTACACATGGGCTGAGCTGGGCTCAATTTTTGCGATGCAAGGCTTTTCAGGCCTAATACTATTCTCTGTACTGCTATTGATGGCTCTAGGTTTGGCAATTATTTTTGGCCAAATGGGAGTCATTAATATGGCTCACGGAGAGTTTATGATTCTTGGTGCCTACATCACTTACTTAACCTCAAATTTATTTTCGACGTACCTTCCTGATCTTTTTGGAATCTACTTCTTTATAGCGATAATTTTTGCCTTTATAGGGACATTTTTACTCGGTGCTCTAGTGGAGTGGTCATTGATTAGACACCTATACAAACGCCCACTTGATACCCTTCTGGCAACCTGGGGGTTAAGCTTAATTCTTCAACAATTGTATAGAACTGTTTTTGGTCCTCGTGAAGTAGGAGTCACCTTACCCGACTGGATGATGGGATCGTTTGCAGTTAGCGAGATGATTGAAGTTCCCGTCAATGGAATGATTGTAATGGTTATCACACTGTTCATCACAGTAGGAGTGTTCCTATTTTTGCAAAAATCAAGAAAAGGCAAACAATCTCGCGCAGTCGTTCAAAACAGAGCCATGGCTGGAGCAGTAGGTATCGACACAGCTCGTGTCGACCGATTTACCTTTGCACTGGGTTGTGGAATCGCAGGTATCGCTGGAGCGACGTTTACTATGATCGGATCTACTGGCCCAACATCTGGACAGCTTTATATTGTGGATACCTTCCTGGTAGTGGTATTTGGTGGCGCAGCAAGCCTTCTTGGAACCATTGCATCTGCGTTCAGTATTTCACAAGCACAATCAATTATGGAATTTTTCTTGAGTGGCTCTATGGCGAAAGTCTTAACGTTATTAACGGTTATCGTGATCCTAATGCTTCGTCCACAGGGACTCTTCTCACTTAAAGTTCGTCGCTAG
- a CDS encoding type II secretion system protein, giving the protein MSQSSDSQTGFTLIEMAFALLLIGLIVGGGLSFLGSFHQAENSKIAEKQMLDIKQAMLTYLKVNKHLPCPDTDEDGKENRKESSGVSVCKAREGTLPSRDLGVPRKDVWHNPFYYRVNARSENKKYINDLCQSASVFGQTGERTLPNESGVCATSNLFYCHCSSAKADGACTGNCRFSEDPRPGDFSPYFVMATPPNGVDEADALKNMKVIDEQQAEVDNGIVAMVVSFGKNGLQTWEDCLGATATGSEERENCDGDQSGVFQINRSDVMDDYLTWINMYDAKQALLKVRGFSGE; this is encoded by the coding sequence ATGAGTCAATCCTCTGATAGTCAAACAGGCTTTACCTTAATAGAAATGGCATTTGCGCTGTTATTGATAGGGTTGATTGTGGGGGGAGGGTTGAGTTTTTTAGGCAGTTTTCATCAGGCGGAAAACAGCAAAATAGCAGAGAAGCAAATGCTGGATATCAAACAGGCGATGTTGACCTATTTAAAGGTGAATAAGCATCTCCCTTGCCCAGATACAGATGAGGATGGGAAAGAAAATCGTAAAGAATCCAGTGGCGTGTCAGTTTGTAAAGCACGTGAAGGAACACTGCCTTCTCGAGACTTGGGGGTTCCCAGAAAAGATGTTTGGCATAATCCATTTTATTACCGTGTGAATGCACGCTCGGAGAACAAGAAGTATATTAATGACCTTTGTCAATCCGCTAGTGTTTTTGGTCAGACGGGTGAGCGAACGTTGCCTAATGAGTCCGGTGTTTGCGCGACAAGCAATCTATTTTACTGCCATTGCTCTTCAGCAAAAGCTGATGGCGCATGTACCGGAAATTGTCGATTTTCTGAAGATCCCAGGCCTGGTGATTTTTCCCCCTATTTCGTGATGGCGACCCCGCCTAATGGCGTGGATGAAGCAGATGCTTTAAAGAATATGAAAGTCATAGACGAGCAGCAAGCGGAAGTTGATAATGGCATTGTGGCCATGGTGGTGTCGTTTGGCAAAAATGGATTACAAACCTGGGAAGATTGTTTAGGAGCGACGGCCACTGGTTCAGAAGAGCGAGAAAATTGTGATGGAGATCAATCGGGGGTGTTCCAAATTAATCGCTCAGATGTAATGGATGATTATTTGACTTGGATAAATATGTATGACGCAAAGCAGGCTTTGTTAAAGGTAAGAGGGTTCTCGGGTGAGTAG
- the urtA gene encoding urea ABC transporter substrate-binding protein — protein MQNHPHQPNKLRRLMLKTMMALPATMLFSNVATASEVNSTGLAVTDDTVTVGILHSATGTMAISETGSIQAEKLAIEQINASGGVLGRQIKYIQEDGASDWPTFAEKAKKLLVQDKVDAIMGCWTSASRKAVLPVMEQYNGMLFYPTFYEGLEQSPNVIYTGQEATQQILKGIDWAKETKGAKKFFLLGSDYIWPRTSNKIARKHIEKLGLKVVGEEYYPLGHTQFNSVINKIKLKKPDVIFTTVVGGSNVAFYKQLKAAGIDLTKEKPLVLTLSVTEDEILGIGGENVEGLYASMKYFQSLPNDNNKAFVKAFKKRWGDDIVIGDVTQAAYLGPWLWKAAVEKAGSFDIDKIRKTLPGIELTTAPEGYVKVHPNHHLWSKSRIGHAKKDGQFDVVYESKELIEPNPFPKGYQ, from the coding sequence ATGCAAAACCATCCTCATCAACCCAATAAGCTTAGACGCTTGATGCTAAAAACAATGATGGCGCTTCCTGCTACCATGCTTTTTTCAAACGTTGCCACAGCATCTGAAGTAAACAGCACTGGTCTGGCAGTAACGGATGATACAGTAACTGTAGGTATTCTTCACTCAGCCACAGGAACTATGGCTATCAGTGAAACTGGGTCAATCCAAGCCGAAAAATTAGCCATTGAGCAAATCAATGCTTCAGGTGGTGTCTTAGGACGTCAAATCAAATACATTCAAGAAGATGGGGCAAGTGATTGGCCTACTTTTGCTGAAAAAGCTAAGAAACTTCTTGTTCAAGACAAAGTTGATGCAATCATGGGGTGTTGGACTTCAGCTTCGCGTAAAGCAGTACTTCCTGTTATGGAACAATATAACGGTATGCTTTTCTACCCTACTTTCTATGAAGGGTTAGAGCAATCTCCTAATGTAATCTACACAGGGCAAGAAGCAACTCAGCAAATCCTTAAGGGTATCGATTGGGCTAAAGAAACAAAAGGAGCTAAGAAATTTTTCTTGCTTGGTTCTGACTACATCTGGCCACGTACTTCTAACAAAATCGCTCGCAAACACATCGAAAAACTTGGCTTAAAAGTAGTCGGTGAAGAGTATTACCCTTTAGGACACACTCAGTTCAACTCAGTAATCAACAAAATCAAGCTTAAAAAGCCTGATGTGATCTTTACTACTGTCGTTGGTGGGTCTAACGTTGCATTCTACAAGCAGCTTAAAGCAGCGGGTATTGATCTAACTAAAGAAAAACCACTGGTCCTTACACTATCTGTAACAGAAGATGAAATTTTAGGTATCGGCGGTGAAAATGTTGAAGGTCTATACGCTTCAATGAAGTATTTCCAAAGCCTACCTAATGACAACAATAAAGCATTTGTTAAAGCATTCAAGAAACGCTGGGGAGACGACATTGTTATTGGTGATGTAACTCAAGCAGCATATCTTGGTCCTTGGTTATGGAAAGCAGCAGTTGAAAAGGCTGGTTCTTTCGATATCGATAAGATTCGTAAAACTCTACCGGGCATTGAACTCACAACTGCACCAGAAGGTTATGTAAAAGTTCATCCTAACCATCATTTATGGTCTAAATCCCGCATTGGCCACGCTAAAAAAGATGGTCAGTTTGACGTGGTTTATGAATCTAAAGAGTTGATTGAACCAAATCCATTCCCTAAAGGTTACCAATAA